From a region of the Aulosira sp. FACHB-615 genome:
- a CDS encoding Dps family protein, which produces MSDTQTLVQNFGQVYDNPVLLDRSVTAPVTEGLNVVLASFQALYLQYQKHHFVVEGAEFYSLHEFFNDSYNEVQDHVHEIGERLNGLGGVPAASFSKLAELTCFEQESDGVYSSRKMVENDLAAEQAIINVIRRQAAQAESLGDRGTRYLYEKILLKTEERAYHLAHFLAKDSLTLGFVQPAQN; this is translated from the coding sequence ATGTCTGATACACAAACTTTGGTACAAAATTTCGGTCAAGTTTATGACAACCCTGTATTGTTAGACCGCAGTGTTACGGCTCCAGTTACAGAAGGACTAAACGTTGTCTTAGCTAGTTTTCAGGCACTTTACTTGCAGTATCAAAAACATCATTTTGTTGTAGAGGGTGCAGAGTTTTACTCTTTGCATGAGTTTTTTAACGATAGTTACAACGAAGTCCAAGACCATGTTCATGAAATTGGCGAAAGACTTAACGGTTTAGGTGGTGTACCGGCTGCGTCTTTCAGCAAATTAGCAGAATTAACTTGTTTTGAGCAAGAATCTGATGGTGTATATTCTTCCCGGAAAATGGTAGAAAATGACCTAGCTGCCGAACAAGCTATTATTAATGTGATTCGCCGCCAAGCCGCACAGGCAGAGAGTTTAGGCGACCGTGGTACACGCTATCTATACGAAAAAATTCTGTTGAAGACTGAAGAAAGAGCTTATCATTTAGCTCATTTCTTGGCAAAAGACAGCTTAACTTTGGGTTTTGTTCAACCTGCTCAAAACTAG
- a CDS encoding DUF433 domain-containing protein has product MQTFTDIGKLIVRTPGTLGGRPHIAGTRVSVQRVAAWYKMGLNAEEIVERMGNLTLSQVYAALTYYHANREEIEAYLTTEKLVFLSAYPEESSNNYSNPI; this is encoded by the coding sequence ATGCAAACCTTTACAGACATTGGTAAATTGATTGTTCGCACACCAGGAACACTTGGTGGTCGTCCTCACATCGCAGGAACCAGAGTATCTGTACAAAGAGTTGCAGCTTGGTACAAAATGGGGCTAAATGCTGAGGAAATAGTTGAAAGAATGGGAAACTTGACTTTATCACAAGTATATGCTGCATTGACTTATTATCATGCTAATCGAGAAGAAATTGAAGCTTACCTCACGACTGAAAAGCTCGTCTTTTTAAGCGCCTATCCTGAAGAGTCATCTAACAACTATAGCAATCCTATCTGA
- a CDS encoding Asr1405/Asl0597 family protein, whose translation MKSFSSGSEIDQKYVVEINWADRWQVYQRLNELDIPCFCEANQPLQVEIAHPLAMVQFWCVMQRFFACRPELIQILENSWQSHY comes from the coding sequence TTGAAATCGTTTAGTTCCGGTTCAGAAATAGACCAAAAGTACGTAGTAGAAATTAATTGGGCAGACCGTTGGCAAGTCTATCAACGTCTAAATGAGCTAGATATTCCCTGTTTTTGTGAGGCTAACCAACCATTGCAAGTGGAAATTGCTCATCCTTTAGCAATGGTGCAGTTTTGGTGTGTGATGCAACGGTTTTTCGCTTGTCGCCCAGAACTAATTCAGATTCTTGAGAATAGCTGGCAAAGTCACTATTGA
- a CDS encoding (2Fe-2S) ferredoxin domain-containing protein yields the protein MGIIYSQSITEFCLEGRFIDFVIKDGYKLKGLNLETSEGECYVKLAKPLRAAFDWRLPKGTWLQVVGTKKYDEKKREFTLKAERVMAASADLGRVALQEPPADTAAKVKSAKTKQTILMCQKSDCWKRGGKAVCQAFEAALSDRGLEDQVTIKGTGCMKNCKAGPNLVMPDKTRYNRIQPYEVASVMDKHFAPQPEDKQTESSELLPINISNFNKVSAKFSAI from the coding sequence ATGGGTATAATCTACAGTCAATCAATTACGGAATTTTGCTTAGAAGGCAGATTTATAGATTTTGTTATTAAAGATGGTTATAAGCTCAAAGGTTTAAATTTAGAGACTTCTGAGGGTGAATGCTATGTCAAGCTGGCGAAACCCTTGAGGGCTGCTTTTGATTGGCGCTTACCTAAAGGTACTTGGCTGCAAGTGGTTGGTACTAAAAAATATGATGAGAAAAAAAGAGAGTTTACACTCAAAGCTGAACGGGTAATGGCTGCGAGTGCTGATTTAGGTAGAGTTGCATTACAGGAACCGCCTGCGGATACTGCTGCTAAGGTTAAATCTGCAAAGACGAAGCAGACAATTTTAATGTGTCAAAAGTCAGACTGTTGGAAACGTGGCGGTAAAGCAGTTTGTCAAGCATTTGAGGCTGCATTGAGCGATCGCGGCCTAGAAGACCAAGTTACCATCAAAGGTACAGGCTGTATGAAAAACTGCAAAGCAGGCCCCAACTTAGTGATGCCTGATAAAACGCGCTATAACCGGATTCAACCTTATGAAGTTGCTTCCGTGATGGATAAGCACTTTGCACCACAGCCAGAAGATAAGCAAACTGAAAGTTCAGAATTACTACCAATAAATATATCTAATTTCAATAAAGTTTCTGCAAAATTTTCTGCCATTTAA